A single window of Sphingobacteriales bacterium DNA harbors:
- a CDS encoding isopenicillin N synthase family oxygenase — protein MSIIPVLDLSDYLSDNPERKQKFIQGFGKAYEEIGFAAIENHGIPAELTENFYDAIQKFFALPTEDKLKYEIVELAGQRGYTSFGREKAKQSEVADLKEFWQFGQYIEDGEQMPAEDYPDNIEVKEIEAFNKVGKELYKSFETSGRHLLRAIAEYLQLDVNYFDSKIHNGNSILRAIYYPPITQEPKNAIRAEEHEDINLITLLVGASADGLQVLDRNNVWHDAKAEPHQIMVNVGDMLQRLCNNKLRSTTHRVVNPPKEKWHTPRYSIPFFLHPRSEMRLDCLEDCVTAENPIAFEPISAGEYLNQRLREIGLKK, from the coding sequence ATGAGTATTATTCCAGTATTAGACTTAAGCGATTATCTTTCTGATAATCCTGAAAGAAAACAAAAATTTATCCAAGGTTTTGGAAAAGCATACGAAGAAATAGGATTTGCTGCAATTGAAAATCATGGCATACCAGCAGAACTTACAGAAAACTTTTATGATGCCATTCAAAAATTCTTTGCACTACCAACAGAAGATAAATTAAAATACGAAATTGTAGAATTGGCTGGGCAACGTGGCTACACATCATTCGGAAGAGAAAAAGCAAAACAAAGCGAAGTTGCAGACCTTAAAGAGTTTTGGCAATTTGGGCAATATATTGAAGATGGCGAGCAAATGCCAGCAGAAGACTATCCAGACAATATAGAAGTAAAAGAAATAGAAGCCTTTAATAAAGTAGGCAAAGAACTTTACAAAAGTTTTGAAACATCAGGCAGACATTTGTTGCGTGCCATTGCAGAATATCTACAACTGGATGTCAATTATTTTGATAGCAAAATACACAATGGAAATAGTATTTTAAGAGCAATCTACTATCCACCAATTACCCAAGAACCAAAAAATGCCATAAGAGCAGAAGAGCATGAAGATATTAATCTAATTACACTATTAGTAGGTGCAAGTGCAGATGGCTTACAAGTTTTAGATAGAAATAATGTATGGCACGATGCTAAAGCAGAACCACACCAAATAATGGTAAATGTTGGAGATATGCTACAAAGATTGTGCAACAACAAATTGCGTTCTACAACACATAGAGTAGTCAATCCACCAAAAGAAAAGTGGCACACACCAAGATACTCTATACCATTTTTCTTACATCCACGTAGCGAAATGCGCTTAGATTGTTTAGAAGATTGTGTAACAGCAGAAAATCCAATAGCTTTCGAGCCAATATCTGCTGGCGAATATCTAAACCAAAGATTAAGAGAAATAGGACTTAAAAAATAA